Below is a window of Candidatus Deferrimicrobium sp. DNA.
ATATGGCTCCATTCGACCGAGGGGGTGGTTGCATGACCGCCAAGCTGATCGACGGGAAGGCCATCGCCGCGTCCGTCCGGGCCGCCGTCAAGGAGGGGGTGGCAGCGTTCACCGCCCGCACGGGTGTCCGCCCCGGCCTCACCGTCGTCCTCGTGGGGGAAAACCCCGCGTCGCAGGTGTATGTCCGTAACAAGGGGAAGGCGGCCACCGAGGCGGGATTCCTCTCCCGCCAGATCGACCTCCCCGCTTCCACTTCAGAAGCGGAACTGCTCAACCTCGTGGCGCGCCTGAACGCCGACGATACCGTCCACGGGATCCTCGTCCAGCTGCCCCTTCCGAAGCAGATCGACGAATCGAAGGTGATCGAGGCGATCGATCCGGCCAAGGATGTCGACGGCTTCCACCCCGTGAACGCCGGGCGCCTCTTCACGGGCGGTGCCTCGTTCCTCCCGTGCACGCCATACGGCATTCTCACCATGCTGGACCACGAGAAGGTGGAGTTGAAAGGGAAGCATGCCGTCGTCGTGGGGCGCAGCAACATCGTCGGAAAACCGGTGGCGATCCTGCTTCTTTCACGTCACGCGACCGTGACGATCTGCCACTCGCGCACCGTCGACCTTCCCTCCGTCGTCCGCACCGGCGACGTGGTGGTGGCGGCGGTGGGCCGGGCGGAGATGATCCGGGGCTCCTGGATCAAGCCGGGGGCCGTCGTGATCGACGTCGGGATGAATCGGAACGCGGCGGGGAAGCTTTGCGGCGACGTCGCCTTCGACGAGGCGACGGAG
It encodes the following:
- the folD gene encoding bifunctional methylenetetrahydrofolate dehydrogenase/methenyltetrahydrofolate cyclohydrolase FolD, producing the protein MTAKLIDGKAIAASVRAAVKEGVAAFTARTGVRPGLTVVLVGENPASQVYVRNKGKAATEAGFLSRQIDLPASTSEAELLNLVARLNADDTVHGILVQLPLPKQIDESKVIEAIDPAKDVDGFHPVNAGRLFTGGASFLPCTPYGILTMLDHEKVELKGKHAVVVGRSNIVGKPVAILLLSRHATVTICHSRTVDLPSVVRTGDVVVAAVGRAEMIRGSWIKPGAVVIDVGMNRNAAGKLCGDVAFDEATEVAGLISPVPGGVGPMTIAMLLQNTLEAASRRTAGR